DNA from Sorangium aterium:
GCCGCCGCCTTGGCCGCGGCGGCCGCGCACGCGCCCGTCGTGAACCCCTCGCGCTGACCTTTCGGGTCTCTCGGCCGGAGCTCTGCCATCGCAGGTGCCGGAACGACTACAACGATTTTCGCGCGGCGTTGTGGGAGAAGCTTTCGAGGCGCGCGCCGCCCTCGGGCGGCGTGACGATTTCCTGCCCTCCTGGTCGCTCGGGGCGAAACTCCAGGAGAGACCCTCAGCCCACGAACGCCCGCGCGCTCTCGAAGAGGCGCAGCCAGGGGCCGCGTTCCGACCACTCGGGGGGAGCCCAGCTGTGCTGCACGGCGCGGAAGACGCGCTCGGGGTGCGGCATGAGGATCGTCACACGGCCGTCGTCGGTGGTGAGGCCGGTGATGCCGTCGGGCGAGCCGTTGGGGTTGGCGGGGTAGCGCGTGGCGACCTGACCGCGGCCGTCCACCCAGCGGGCCGCCACACGCGCGGCGCGGCGATCGGCGTCGCTGGCGAAGTGGGCATAGCCCTCGCCGTGGGCCACGGCCACGGGCAGGCGCGCGCCCACCAAGCCGCGCAGCAGCACCGAGGGGCTCTCCAGGATTTCGACCTGGGCAAGACGGGCCTCGAACTGTTCGGAACGGTTCTTGACGAAGCGCGGCCAGCGCTGGGCACCGGGGATGATGTCCTTGAGGCCGGCCATCATCTGGCAGCCGTTGCAGATGCCGAGGGCGAAGGTGTTCGGTCGCGTGAAGAAGGCCGACAGCGCCTCGCGCGTCTTGCTGTGAAAGAGCGCCGAGCGGGCCCAACCCATGCCGGCGCCGAGCACGTCGCCGTAGGAAAAACCGCCGCAGGCGGCCAGGCCGCGGAAGCTCTCGAGCGACACGGCGCCGCTCATCAGATCGCTCATGTGCACGTCGTGGGCGGCGAAGCCGGCGCGGTGGAAGGCGGCGGCCATCTCGATCTGACCGTTGACGCCCTGCTCGCGCAAAATGGCCACCTTGGGCCGTTCGCTGGCGGCTTCGATGAGCGGGCGAGCCAGCGATCGTTCGACGTCGAAGGGCAGATGCGGCGAGATGCCCGGATCCCCGGCGTCGAGCAGCGCGTCGAACTCCTCGCGGGCCTTCTCGGGATTGTCGCGCAGCGCTCGCATGCGGTAGCTGGTCTCGGACCAGGCGCGGCGCAAGTCCACGCGCGGCTCGTCGAGCACGGCCTGGCCGCCCGCGGTCACCACCAGTCGATCGTCGCTGCGGAGCTTGCCGACGACGTGCGCCGCTCCCTCGAGACCGGCGCGGGCGAAGGCCGAGATGACCTCGGGCGCGTCCTGGGCACGCACCTGCAGGAGCGCGCCCAGCTCTTCCGAGAACAAGGCTGCAGCCTGAGCGGCCGGAAGCGAGATGTTCGCCGCCAGCGCATCGAGCGACAGCTCCGCGCCGACGCGGCCGGCGAAGCTCATCTCGGCCCAGGTGACGAACAGGCCGCCGTCCGAGCGATCGTGGTAGGCGAGCACCAGCCCCCGCTGCCGCAGGCTCTGTACGGTCTCGAAGAAGGCGCGCAGATCGGCCGGCGAGTCGACGTCCGGCACGCTGTCGCCCACTTGCTCGCTGACGGTGGCGAACGCCGAGAGGCCCAGGCGATTCTTGCCGCGTCCCAGGTCGACGGCCACGAGCACGGTGTCCCCGACGTCGGTGCGGAGCTGGGGCGTGAGCGCGCCGCGCACGTCCGGCACACGGGCGAAGGCCGAGACGATGAGCGAGATGGGAGAGACGACGCTCTTCTGGCCGCCGTCCCAGACCGTGCGCATCGACATGCTGTCCTTGCCGACGGGGATGGCGAGACCGAGCGCCGGGCACAGCTCGAGGCCCACCGCCTTCACGGCTTCATAGAGCTTGGCGTCCTCACCGGGGGCTCCGGCCGCTGCCATCCAGTTCGCCGACAATTTCACGCGCTCGAGGCTCTCGATCGGAGCCGATGCCAGGTTGGTCAGCGCCTCGCCCACGGCCATGCGCGCCGAGGCCGCGGCGTCGAGCACGGCGAGCGGGGCGCGCTCGCCCATGGCCATGGCCTCGCCGCCGTAGCCCGTGTAGTCGGTCAGCGTCACCGCTGCATCGGCCACGGCCACCTGCCAGGGCCCGACCATCTGATCGCGGTGCACGAGGCCGGTGATGGTGCGGTCGCCGATGGTGATGAGGAAGGACTTGTCGGCCACCGTGGGCAGCCGCAGCAGGCGATAGACCGCCTCGCGCAGCGGCAGCTTGGCGGCGTCGAGCGCCTGTCTGGGCGAGGGCAGGCGGCGGACGTCGCGCGTCATCTTGGGCGGCTTGCCGAGCAAGACCGACAGCGGCATGTCGATCGGCTGGTCGTCGAGCTCGGCGTCGTCGAGCACCAGATCTTTCTGCGTCGTCGAGTGACCGACCACGGCGTAGGGGCAGCGCTCGCGCCGGCAGATCTCCTCGAAGATCTCCAGGCGTGAGCCGTCCAGAGCCAGCACGTAGCGCTCCTGCGCCTCGTTGCACCAGATCTCGAGCGGCGACATGCCGGGCTCGACCGAGGGCACTCGGCGCAGCTCGAAGCGCCCTCCCACGCCCGCGTCGTGCACGAGCTCGGGCAAGGCGTTCGACAGGCCGCCCGCGCCCACGTCGTGGATGCTGAGGATGGGCGAACCGGCGCCCAGGGCGTTGCAGCGATCGATGACCTCCTGGCAGCGCCGCTGCATCTCCGGGTTGTCCCGCTGCACCGAGGCGAAATCCAGATCGGCGGACGACGAGCCCGAGGCCATCGACGACGCCGCGCCGCCGCCCAGGCCGATCAACATGGCCGGCCCGCCGAGCACGACGATGGGCGCCCCGGCCGGGAAGGTCTTCTTCAGCGCCAGCTCGGGCCGCACATTGCCGAGCCCGCCCGCCAGCATGATGGGCTTGTGATAGCCGCGCACGCTGGAGGCCCCGCTGCCGTCGCCCGGCACCTTCTGCTCGAAGGTCCGGAAGTAGCCGGCCAGGGCAGGACGCCCGAACTCGTTGTTGAAGGCGGCGCCGCCGAGCGGCCCGTCGATCATGATGTCGAGCGCCGAGACGATGCGATCGGGCTTGCCGATCGACTCGGCTTCCCACGGCTGCTCGAAGCCGGGAATGCGCAGGTTCGACACCGAAAAACCGGTGAGCCCGGCCTTGGGCTTCGCGCCTCGCCCCGTGGCGCCCTCGTCACGGATCTCGCCGCCGCTGCCCGTCGAAGCGCCGGGATGCGGCGAAATGGCCGTGGGATGGTTGTGGGTCTCCACCTTCATCAGCACGTGCGCCGGCTCGCGCCGCGTCTCGTACAGCGCGCCGGCGCCCGGCTGTGGAAAGAAGCGCTCGGCGTCGAGCCCCTCCATGACCGCCGCGTTGTCGCTGTACGCCGACAGGACATGGTGCGGCGTCACCGCGAAGGTGTTCTGGATCATCTTGAACAGCGAGAGCCCCTGCGCCTCGCCGTCGATCACCCAGTCGGCCTTGAAGATCTTGTGCCGACAGTGCTCGCTGTTGGCCTGCGCGAACATCATCAGCTCGACGTCGCTCGGATCCCGCCTCAGCTCCGTGAACGCGGCCAGCAGGTAGTCGATCTCGTCCTCCGCCAGGGCCAAGCCGAGCTCCTTGTTGGCGCGCGTCAGCGAAAGCCGCCCCTCGCGCGACAGCGGCACGCGAGCGAGGGGCCGCGGCTTTTCCTCGCGAAAGAGCGCCTGCCCGGCCGCCAAGTCGAAGGCCACCGACTCGGTCATCCGATCGTGCAGCGCCCCCGCCGCGCGCGCCAGCTCCTCGCCGGTCAGCGGCCGGGACGCCCGCACGTAGTAGGCGATGCCCCGCTCGATCCGCTGCACCGCCGCGAGCCCCGCCACCCAGGCGATGTCGGTCGCCTTCGAGCTCCAGGGCGAGAGGGTGCCGAAGCGCGACACCACCAGCACGAGCTGACCTTCGTCCTCGCCCGTCCCGCCCCCGCCGTGCGCCAGCGCGTCGTCGTCCAAGAGATGCGACAGCACGTGCTCGCCGCGCTCGTCGAGCGAGGCCCGCGAGTGCACGAAGTAGATCCAGCGGCTCCCCAGCCCGACCACCTCGGGCACCCGCTGCTTCAGCTCGGTCAGGCGCTTGTCGGTACGAAACGGAGAGAGAGCGCGCGCGCCGCGGACGTGTCGGAAGGCAGCCATGGCGGGCATTTGGCCCATGGGGGCAGCCGATTCAACCGAAACGGGCAGCCACGGGGCTGGGGCCCGGTGTCCCCGCCACCTCTCGCAAGATCCCGAACGATTACAAAGACTTCTTCGCAGGGTTGTTGAAGAAGCTCTCCAGGAGCACGCTCCCCTCCGGCGCGCCGAGCGAGACCAGGTGGTCGCGGAGCGGGTAGAGGACCGTGCCGTCGCCCGCGCAGAGCACGGCGTCGTACGGCCCGGCCGCGAGCTGCCCGTCCACGAGTGCGCACGCGCGCGCTGGCCGCTCGGGGTGGCCGATCGGGGGGAGGTCGCGGGAGACCGTGAGGCGAACGGCGGCGGGGAGGCGCTCGCGGACGAACGGCTCGGAGGCGAAGGTCTCGCTCGGCTCGACGAGCCAGAGCAGGTCGAGCTGCGCCGCGCCGGCGGCGGCCGCGCCCCGGGCGATCCCGAGGGCGGCGGTGATGCCGGTGTCGGTGGCGATCACGAGCGCCCGGCCGGAGAAGCCCGGCGCGAGCCGCAGCTTGCCCCAGGGGCCGCTAAACTCGAGCTCGGCGCCGACGGCGATGTCGTTGAGCACGTTCGACCCCGGCCCGGCGCCGATGCGCTTCACCGCGATCTCGACGGCGCGCTGCTCGGCGTCGCTGGAGAGCAGCGAGTAGGCGCGCTTCGCGAGCCTGCCGCCGGGCAGGGTGACGCCGGTGTTGATGATCACGTACTGCCCGCCGGCGAAGCCGATCTCCGCGCCGTCGACGCGCTCGAGCCGGAGCAGCCGGGCGTCGTCACCGAGCGGCGCTGCGTGGGCGATCCTGATCTTCGGGTTGCCTTGTGTTGCCATGACGTCGCTCCTGTCTCCGCGCGGTCGCAATCACGCGCGATGGGCTCCCTCCGGTGAGGGGCGCGCTTCACTCGGCCGGGTAGATCTCGTGCACGAAGTCGTGCATCTCCTCGAGCTCCCGGTAGAGCCGGCCGAGCCCGTCGACCTGGGCGCGCAGATCGAGCTCGACCTGCTTCGTCAGGATGAGGAGCGAGCGCAGATAAGGCAGCTTCGGGTCGCCGGAGGGGGTCTTGGCGACCTTCTCCTGGAGCTCCACGAGCGACCCCTCGAAGAGGCGCGAGAGGTTCTTCAGGTCCCCGGCGCGCAGCATCGCCGAGACCGGCCCTGGCTCGGCGGCCGCGGCGCCGAGCTCGGCGAGCTCGTGCGTGCGCTCGGCGGGATCATCGATCCCCAGGATGTTCATGAGCCCAAGGCGAAGCGCGGCGATCTCGTGACAGGCCATATCGGTTCTCTCCTATCCATCCTTCATTGCATGATGTCGTCGACGAGCCGGGCCACCAGCCGGTCGCCGAGCAGGTGCTCCTCGACGAGGTCCTTCGCGTCCTCCTCGCGGACGCCGCGGTACCAGACCCCGTCGGGGTAGACGGCGACCGTCGGCCCCTCGCCGCAGCGCCCCATGCACGACGTCCTCGTCACGCGGATCTGCTGCTGCTGGCCGGCCTGCTTCACGAGGCGGCGCACCGACTCGAGCAGCGCCAGGCTGCCGCGGTCCACGCAGTCGGCGTTGCCGCAGACGAGCACGTGCTTGCGCAGCGAGCGGTGGGCATGCGGGTGGTTCGACGCCTGCGTGTGCGTGAGCGTGTGGCGCACGCTGTAGAGCATCGCCTTGAGCCCGCCGACCTCCCGGGCGAGCCCCGGCAGCGCGGTGCGGTACATGCAAGTGTCGCAGGGGAGCGGCGCCTCGCCGGCGAACGCCTGGCGCGCGCGCTCGTCGATCAGCCCCTCGAGCGCGCTCGACCGGCCGAGGTGCGGCGCGAGCGACGCCCGGATCCACGGGTACGTCGACGAGAAGCGGTCGACCTGCTCGGCGAGCTTCGTCATGAGCCGCCCAGCGAAGAGGAAGTAGGGGACCACCACGACGCGCTCCGGCCGGTGCCGCGCGACCCGCTCCAGCGTCTCCTCGACCGAAGGCCGGGTGACGCCGATGAAGGTCGGCTCGACGAGCTGGAGCCCGCGGCCCTCGCCGATGAGGCGCGCCGTCTTGCAGAAATCGCCGTTCGCGTCCGGGTCGCTCGACCCGCGCCCCACGACGACGAGCGCCGACCGGGCCCGCGCCGCCGGGTCGTCCGGCAGCGCGGTCGCGGCGCGCTCGAACGCGATCTGCGCGAGCGCCGGGTGCACGCCGAGCGGCCGCGCCGCCGAGAAGCGCACGCCCGGGTGCGCGGCCCGCGCCCGCTCGAGCGCGAGCGGGATGTCGTTCTTCACGTGCCCCGCGGCGAACAGGAAGAGCGGCACGACCGCCACCCGCGACGCCCGCGCCGCGAGCGCCGCGAGCGCGTCGGCGAGGTGCGGCGTCGCCAGCTCGATGTAGCCGTGCTGCACGGCGATCTCGGGCCGCGCCGCGGCGTAATCGGCCACGATCGCCTCGAACTCGGCGTTCGACGCGGCGTCGCGGCTGCCGTGGCCGATCAGCAGGAGACCGTCGTCATGCACGCGAGCGCCTCCTCCAGGGTGAGCGGGAGGCCCGCGCCGCTCTGGGGCGGCACAGGCCTCATCCGGGTCCAGAGCTCGGCGACCCACGGCCGCCGCACCCGCGCCCGCGCGAGGAGCTCCCCCCGCGCGAACACCTCCCGCGGCGGCCCGTCCGCGAGGACCTGGCCGTCGCCGAGCAGGACCGCGCGCGTTGCGAAGAGCGGCACGAGATCCACGGCGTGCGTCGCGGTGACCAGCGTGGTCCCCTGCTGCTCGGAGAGCGCGCGCAGCGTCTGGCACAGGGCGAGCTCGCCCTCCGGGTCGAGCCCCGCGGTCGGCTCGTCGAGCAGCAGCACCCGCGGCCGCATCGCCAGCATCCCGGCGATGCACGCGCGCTTGCGCTCGCCGAAGCTCAGCGCCTCGATGGCCCGATCGGCGAGGTGCGCGATCTGCACGGCGGCGAGCGCCTCCTCGGCGCGGCGCCGCGCCTCGGGCGCGGGCAGGCCGAGGTTTCGCGGGCCGAACAGGACGTCGTCGAGGAGCGTCGCGCCGAGCAGCTGGTCGTCCGGGTCCTGGAGCACGAGCGCGGCGCCCGCGGCGACGGCGTCCGAGGGCGAGCCCACGCGGCGGCCCGCGATCTCGACGCCGCCGCCGGGCGCCGGGAGGAGCCCGACGAGCGTCCGGAGCAGCGCGGTCTTGCCAGCGCCGTTGCCGCCGAGCACCGCCACGGACTCGCCCTCGGCGACGTCGAGGCGCACGTCGCGCAGCACGGGCTCGCCGCGCCGGTAGCCGAGCCGGGGGGCGCGCAGCGCGATCGCGATCATCCGGCCTCTCCCGCGGCGACGCTGAGCCCGAGGGCCGCGAGGGCGGCGGCGGCGAACGCGAGGTTCGCGGCGGGCGCGCTCGCCCTCCGGTCGGCGACGGGGAGCTTCCCCTGGTAGCCGCGGAGCTGCATGGCGAGCGCGGCGCTCTCGGAGCGCTCCAGCGTCCGGAGCGCCACGACGCCTGCGACGGCGCCGGCCGAGCGCGCGGCGGCGCCGGGGCCGGTGAACCCGCCGCGGAGCGCGGCGGCGCTCCACGCGCTGTCGGCCGCGCGCTGGAGCACGCCGGCGAAGCGCCGCGTCAGCGCGAGCAGCTCGACGAGGGCCGCGGGGACGCCGAGCCCGGCGAGCGCCGCCTCGATCTCGGCCGGCGCGGCGGCGCCGGCGAGCCACCGGAGCACCGCGGCCGCCGCGAGGACGCGCGCGCCGATGGCGACGGCGCGGCGGGCCCCCTCGGCCGTGATCGCGTCGACAGGGAACGGCGCGCCGGGGAGGAGCGGCGCCCCCGGCGTGAGCGCGAGCGCGAGCGCCGCCGCGACCGCGCCGATCCATGCGGCGGGCGCGGCGGCGCGGAGGACGGCGCGCGCCGGCGTGCCCTGGAGGCGGAGGGCCGCGCACGCGAGGAGGAGCAGCGCGGCCGGCGTGACGGGCGAGCGCGCGCCCGCGGCGACGCAGCACGCCGCCACGGCGGCCCCGAGGCGGAGCCGGGCGTCCACGTCGCGGAGCCGCGCGGGGGGATCAGTCCGCACGCAGGCCTTCGCCGCCGGCCTTGCCCGCGGGCGCGTCCGCGCGCTCGACGAAGAGCACGCGCGAAAAGTAGCCGAGGGCGAAGCCGGCGAGGAGCCCGGCCCAGAGGAACGCGAACAGCAGGAGGTCGCCCTCGAGGCCCGCGAACAGCGGCCCCGTCTCGTGGCGCCCTGCGTCCTCGGCGACGCGGCGGACCACGGCCTCGTCGACGCCGTCCCAGGACGCGTTGCGGCAGGCGGCGAGCCAGAGGGCAGCGGCGAGCTGGAGCGCGCGCTCGCAGGCCACGCACGCGCGCCGCGCGAGCAGCGCTGACATCGGGCGCTGTCCGAGCCGCCGCGTCACGATGCCCCCGGGGCGAGCCGGACGACCTGGAGCCGGTCCAGGATGTCGGGCCGCCGGGTGCGCAGGAAGGCGAGCGCCCCCGCGGTCATGACGCCCTCGAGCAGGCCGAGCGGCAGCTGGGTGGGGACGAAGGCGAGGGCGACGCCCGTGAACATGGACGTCACCGAGCCCTCGCCCGAGAGCCCGAGCGCGAGCGCGAGCGCCGTGGTGGCGTACGTCGCCCAGTCCGACGTCACGCCCGCCAGGAAGCCCGCGACCCAGAGGTTCGCGCCGCAGCGCCGCGCGAGATGAAAGACGAAGTATCCGGTGAAGGCGCCCGCGATGCCCATCGACGCGACGTCGGCGCCGAGCGTGGTGAGGCCGCCGTGCGCGAGGAAGAGGGCCTGGATAAGGAGCGCCACCACGGTGACGAGGACGGTCATCCAGGGGCCGATGAGCACCGCCGCGAGCCCTGTGCCGCACGGGTGGGAGCAGGTCCCGGCGGTCGGCACCGGCACGGGCATGCACGAGATCGCGAAGACGGCGGCGGCGATGAGGCCGACGAACGGCTTGTAGAAGGCGTCCTTTTGGGTGCGGCGCCGGAGCAGGTGGAGGGCGATCGCGA
Protein-coding regions in this window:
- the purL gene encoding phosphoribosylformylglycinamidine synthase — protein: MAAFRHVRGARALSPFRTDKRLTELKQRVPEVVGLGSRWIYFVHSRASLDERGEHVLSHLLDDDALAHGGGGTGEDEGQLVLVVSRFGTLSPWSSKATDIAWVAGLAAVQRIERGIAYYVRASRPLTGEELARAAGALHDRMTESVAFDLAAGQALFREEKPRPLARVPLSREGRLSLTRANKELGLALAEDEIDYLLAAFTELRRDPSDVELMMFAQANSEHCRHKIFKADWVIDGEAQGLSLFKMIQNTFAVTPHHVLSAYSDNAAVMEGLDAERFFPQPGAGALYETRREPAHVLMKVETHNHPTAISPHPGASTGSGGEIRDEGATGRGAKPKAGLTGFSVSNLRIPGFEQPWEAESIGKPDRIVSALDIMIDGPLGGAAFNNEFGRPALAGYFRTFEQKVPGDGSGASSVRGYHKPIMLAGGLGNVRPELALKKTFPAGAPIVVLGGPAMLIGLGGGAASSMASGSSSADLDFASVQRDNPEMQRRCQEVIDRCNALGAGSPILSIHDVGAGGLSNALPELVHDAGVGGRFELRRVPSVEPGMSPLEIWCNEAQERYVLALDGSRLEIFEEICRRERCPYAVVGHSTTQKDLVLDDAELDDQPIDMPLSVLLGKPPKMTRDVRRLPSPRQALDAAKLPLREAVYRLLRLPTVADKSFLITIGDRTITGLVHRDQMVGPWQVAVADAAVTLTDYTGYGGEAMAMGERAPLAVLDAAASARMAVGEALTNLASAPIESLERVKLSANWMAAAGAPGEDAKLYEAVKAVGLELCPALGLAIPVGKDSMSMRTVWDGGQKSVVSPISLIVSAFARVPDVRGALTPQLRTDVGDTVLVAVDLGRGKNRLGLSAFATVSEQVGDSVPDVDSPADLRAFFETVQSLRQRGLVLAYHDRSDGGLFVTWAEMSFAGRVGAELSLDALAANISLPAAQAAALFSEELGALLQVRAQDAPEVISAFARAGLEGAAHVVGKLRSDDRLVVTAGGQAVLDEPRVDLRRAWSETSYRMRALRDNPEKAREEFDALLDAGDPGISPHLPFDVERSLARPLIEAASERPKVAILREQGVNGQIEMAAAFHRAGFAAHDVHMSDLMSGAVSLESFRGLAACGGFSYGDVLGAGMGWARSALFHSKTREALSAFFTRPNTFALGICNGCQMMAGLKDIIPGAQRWPRFVKNRSEQFEARLAQVEILESPSVLLRGLVGARLPVAVAHGEGYAHFASDADRRAARVAARWVDGRGQVATRYPANPNGSPDGITGLTTDDGRVTILMPHPERVFRAVQHSWAPPEWSERGPWLRLFESARAFVG
- a CDS encoding FAD-dependent oxidoreductase encodes the protein MATQGNPKIRIAHAAPLGDDARLLRLERVDGAEIGFAGGQYVIINTGVTLPGGRLAKRAYSLLSSDAEQRAVEIAVKRIGAGPGSNVLNDIAVGAELEFSGPWGKLRLAPGFSGRALVIATDTGITAALGIARGAAAAGAAQLDLLWLVEPSETFASEPFVRERLPAAVRLTVSRDLPPIGHPERPARACALVDGQLAAGPYDAVLCAGDGTVLYPLRDHLVSLGAPEGSVLLESFFNNPAKKSL
- a CDS encoding DUF3209 family protein → MACHEIAALRLGLMNILGIDDPAERTHELAELGAAAAEPGPVSAMLRAGDLKNLSRLFEGSLVELQEKVAKTPSGDPKLPYLRSLLILTKQVELDLRAQVDGLGRLYRELEEMHDFVHEIYPAE
- a CDS encoding CbiX/SirB N-terminal domain-containing protein translates to MHDDGLLLIGHGSRDAASNAEFEAIVADYAAARPEIAVQHGYIELATPHLADALAALAARASRVAVVPLFLFAAGHVKNDIPLALERARAAHPGVRFSAARPLGVHPALAQIAFERAATALPDDPAARARSALVVVGRGSSDPDANGDFCKTARLIGEGRGLQLVEPTFIGVTRPSVEETLERVARHRPERVVVVPYFLFAGRLMTKLAEQVDRFSSTYPWIRASLAPHLGRSSALEGLIDERARQAFAGEAPLPCDTCMYRTALPGLAREVGGLKAMLYSVRHTLTHTQASNHPHAHRSLRKHVLVCGNADCVDRGSLALLESVRRLVKQAGQQQQIRVTRTSCMGRCGEGPTVAVYPDGVWYRGVREEDAKDLVEEHLLGDRLVARLVDDIMQ
- a CDS encoding energy-coupling factor ABC transporter ATP-binding protein, which produces MIAIALRAPRLGYRRGEPVLRDVRLDVAEGESVAVLGGNGAGKTALLRTLVGLLPAPGGGVEIAGRRVGSPSDAVAAGAALVLQDPDDQLLGATLLDDVLFGPRNLGLPAPEARRRAEEALAAVQIAHLADRAIEALSFGERKRACIAGMLAMRPRVLLLDEPTAGLDPEGELALCQTLRALSEQQGTTLVTATHAVDLVPLFATRAVLLGDGQVLADGPPREVFARGELLARARVRRPWVAELWTRMRPVPPQSGAGLPLTLEEALACMTTVSC
- a CDS encoding CbiQ family ECF transporter T component; amino-acid sequence: MRTDPPARLRDVDARLRLGAAVAACCVAAGARSPVTPAALLLLACAALRLQGTPARAVLRAAAPAAWIGAVAAALALALTPGAPLLPGAPFPVDAITAEGARRAVAIGARVLAAAAVLRWLAGAAAPAEIEAALAGLGVPAALVELLALTRRFAGVLQRAADSAWSAAALRGGFTGPGAAARSAGAVAGVVALRTLERSESAALAMQLRGYQGKLPVADRRASAPAANLAFAAAALAALGLSVAAGEAG
- a CDS encoding energy-coupling factor ABC transporter permease, coding for MGTLLAPRPAAAMHLAEGVLPLGWCAVWNALALPFVAIALHLLRRRTQKDAFYKPFVGLIAAAVFAISCMPVPVPTAGTCSHPCGTGLAAVLIGPWMTVLVTVVALLIQALFLAHGGLTTLGADVASMGIAGAFTGYFVFHLARRCGANLWVAGFLAGVTSDWATYATTALALALGLSGEGSVTSMFTGVALAFVPTQLPLGLLEGVMTAGALAFLRTRRPDILDRLQVVRLAPGAS